Proteins from a genomic interval of Cygnus olor isolate bCygOlo1 chromosome 9, bCygOlo1.pri.v2, whole genome shotgun sequence:
- the SPSB4 gene encoding SPRY domain-containing SOCS box protein 4 isoform X3, whose translation MGQKISGSIKSVDVREPPYRPVKRELRGPDFCKPARLDMLLDMPPAKLEVQYKHAWNNEDRSLNIFVKEDDKLTFHRHPVAQSTDCIRGKVGYTRGLHVWQIHWPTRQRGTHAVVGVSTAEAPLHSVGYTSLVGSNSESWGWDLGRNKLYHNCKNQPGVTYPVFLEPDESFVLPDSLLVVLDMDEGTLSFMVDGQYLGVAFRGLKGKKLYPIVSAVWGHCEITMRYINGLDPF comes from the coding sequence ATGGGCCAGAAAATCTCAGGGAGCATAAAGTCTGTGGATGTGAGGGAGCCCCCTTATAGACCTGTTAAACGAGAGCTGAGAGGCCCGGATTTTTGCAAGCCCGCCCGGCTGGACATGTTGTTGGACATGCCCCCTGCCAAGCTGGAGGTCCAATATAAACATGCTTGGAACAATGAAGATCgctctttaaatatatttgtaaaggAAGACGATAAACTGACTTTTCACAGACACCCAGTTGCCCAAAGCACAGATTGCATCCGGGGCAAAGTCGGCTACACGAGAGGCCTCCACGTCTGGCAAATCCACTGGCCCACGAGGCAACGGGGAACTCACGCTGTGGTGGGCGTCTCCACAGCCGAAGCTCCGCTGCACTCGGTGGGGTACACGTCATTGGTTGGTAGCAATAGCGAATCGTGGGGCTGGGATTTGGGACGCAACAAACTCTATCACAATTGTAAAAACCAGCCTGGGGTCACGTATCCAGTCTTTTTGGAACCAGACGAGTCTTTTGTACTCCCAGACTCCTTACTGGTGGTGTTGGATATGGATGAAGGGACGCTCAGCTTCATGGTAGATGGACAGTATCTTGGAGTGGCCTTCAGAGgactaaaagggaaaaaactttACCCCATAGTCAGTGCAGTTTGGGGGCACTGTGAAATTACAATGAGATACATCAATGGACTTGACC
- the SPSB4 gene encoding SPRY domain-containing SOCS box protein 4 isoform X2, with protein sequence MGQKISGSIKSVDVREPPYRPVKRELRGPDFCKPARLDMLLDMPPAKLEVQYKHAWNNEDRSLNIFVKEDDKLTFHRHPVAQSTDCIRGKVGYTRGLHVWQIHWPTRQRGTHAVVGVSTAEAPLHSVGYTSLVGSNSESWGWDLGRNKLYHNCKNQPGVTYPVFLEPDESFVLPDSLLVVLDMDEGTLSFMVDGQYLGVAFRGLKGKKLYPIVSAVWGHCEITMRYINGLDLTFLEQKV encoded by the coding sequence ATGGGCCAGAAAATCTCAGGGAGCATAAAGTCTGTGGATGTGAGGGAGCCCCCTTATAGACCTGTTAAACGAGAGCTGAGAGGCCCGGATTTTTGCAAGCCCGCCCGGCTGGACATGTTGTTGGACATGCCCCCTGCCAAGCTGGAGGTCCAATATAAACATGCTTGGAACAATGAAGATCgctctttaaatatatttgtaaaggAAGACGATAAACTGACTTTTCACAGACACCCAGTTGCCCAAAGCACAGATTGCATCCGGGGCAAAGTCGGCTACACGAGAGGCCTCCACGTCTGGCAAATCCACTGGCCCACGAGGCAACGGGGAACTCACGCTGTGGTGGGCGTCTCCACAGCCGAAGCTCCGCTGCACTCGGTGGGGTACACGTCATTGGTTGGTAGCAATAGCGAATCGTGGGGCTGGGATTTGGGACGCAACAAACTCTATCACAATTGTAAAAACCAGCCTGGGGTCACGTATCCAGTCTTTTTGGAACCAGACGAGTCTTTTGTACTCCCAGACTCCTTACTGGTGGTGTTGGATATGGATGAAGGGACGCTCAGCTTCATGGTAGATGGACAGTATCTTGGAGTGGCCTTCAGAGgactaaaagggaaaaaactttACCCCATAGTCAGTGCAGTTTGGGGGCACTGTGAAATTACAATGAGATACATCAATGGACTTGACC